Within Paenibacillus albicereus, the genomic segment GAAATCAGCCAGGAGGGCTGATTCGGCGGCGGCAGTCCAGCGGACAGCGCCGCGAGGGCCTCGTCTGGCTGCCTCCGGCCTGTCAGCAAAATCAAAAGGGACGAAGCGGAGAGTTCTCCGCTTCGTCCCTTTTGGCTTGTTGAGGGCCGTACAATCGCTCCCTAGGCTTGGCGGGCGACGATGTAGCCCTCGGCCTTGAGCAGCTCGGCGATCAGCACGGCGCCGCCGGCTGCCCCGCGAAGCGTGTTGTGCGAGAGGCCGACGAACTTGAAGTCGTAGAGCGAATCCTCCCGCAGCCGTCCGGCGCTGATGCCCATGCCGTTCTCGATGTTCCGGTCCAGGCCGGTCTGCGGGCGGTTGTCTTCCTCGAAGTAGGTGATGAACTGCTTCGGCGCGCTAGGCAGCTCGAGCTCCTGCGGACGGCCGCTGAAGGAGGCCCAGCGGTCCAGGATGTCCTGCTTGCTCGGCTTGGTCTCGAAGGTCACGAAAACGGTCGCCAGATGGCCGTCCGCCACCGGGACGCGGATGCACTGGGTCGTGATGGCCGGCTCGGACGCCTTGACGATCGCGCCGTCCTCGACCTTGCCCCAGATGCGCAGCGGCTCCTGCTCGCTCTTCTCTTCCTCTCCGCCGATGTAGGGTATGACGTTGTCGATCATCTCCGGCCAGTCGCCGAACGTCTTGCCCGCGCCGGAGATCGCCTGATAGGTGCTGGCGACGACCTGCTTCGGCCCGAACTCCTGGAGCGCGGTCAGCATCGGAACGTAGCTCTGGATGGAGCAGTTCGGCTTGACGGCGATGAAGCCCGTCTCCGTGCCGAGGCGCTGGCGCTGGGAGGCGATGACCTCCAGATGCTCCGGGTTGATCTCGGGAATGACCATCGGGACGTCGGCCGTCCAGCGATGGGCGGAGTTGTTGGAGATGACGGCGACGCCGGCTTTGGCGTAGGCCTCTTCGAGCTGCTGGATTTCCTGTTTCTTCATGTCGACGGCGCAGAAGATCACGTCGAGCTCCGCGGCGACCTCCTCGACCTTGGACGCGTCCTGCACCTGGATCGCCTTGACGGCTTCGGGCATCGGCGATTCGAGCTTCCAGCGGCCGCGCACCGCTTCCTCATAGGACTTGCCGGCGGAGCTCGCGCTGGCCGCGATCGCCGTCACCTCGAACCAAGGATGCTGGTCCAGCAGGGCGACGAAGCGCTGGCCGACCATGCCGGTTCCGCCTACGATACCGGTTCTGAGCTTTTGTGTCATGGACATTCAACCCTCTCTATGCGAACGGAATAAATGTAATGATTATACCAAGCAAGCCCGCAAGGGTTCAATGCTTTACCGAAAAAAAGAGGCTCGCAAGGAGCCTCTCAGTCATACGGCCGATCGTCGGAAGGCTCCAGCCGGTCGATCACATGCAAGAGCGCTTCCAGCAGCACCCATAGCGGAACCGGCTCGTCAGGGCGCTCCAGCAGCTCGGGATCCTTGATGATGCCATAAGCACGGATTTTGCGGATCACCGCTTCCTTGTGCTCTTCCATGATGATCACCCTTTCGCCTTCTGTCGCCTTCATCTCTTGCATCCTATGTCAACCTCTGTCTAATGGTTCGGAAAGAGATCGATTAAGGTCTAGAATTATTAATCCAATTAACCTTTCTTTCGACAAAGTCGGATGGTATAATCAGGAATTAGCAGAGGACAGACCTGTCCTGTCGGCCAATCAATTCTAGAAAGCGGGTGCAGGCATTGATTACAGAGGATTTCGCAAGGCTGTGGATCAAGATTTCGAAGGAATGGAAGCATCATCTGGAGGAACAGCTGCTTCCCCAGCTGACGGAAGGACAGCTGAACGTGCTCGAGCTGCTGCAAAGGCATCAGCCGATGAAGCCGTCGGAGCTGCTCCAGCACCTGCAGACGACGCCGGCCGCGATCACGACCTTGCTCGACCGGATGGAGAAGGGCGGCTTGATCGAGCGCAGCCGCGATTCTTCCGACCGGCGCATCGTCTGGGTGAAGATGACGAGCCACGGCGAGAACGAGGTCAAGCGGGGCGTGGAGATCCGCGAGGAGTTCCTCAAGGGAGCGCTCGACCGCATCTCCTCCCATAATCAGCAGCTGCTCGTCTACCTGCTCGGCAAGGTCGCCAACGCGGGATGATCGCCTGCATGCCGCGGTTCCCGTGCGGCTAGGACAGGCAGCGAGGGCGCTGATCGCCTGCGCCGTCTTTTATATCAGCCGCACGCCAAAAGGCCGAGCCGGCTTCCCCTTTCAGGGAAGCCGGCTCGGCCCTTCTTGCGTTGATGCTGGGATTCCGCCGGTGCTGCGGCGTCCGTCAGCCAGGCGCATGCTGGACGGCGGACGCCGCCTGCTCCAGCTGCTCCTGCGTCCATGCCGTCCAAGGCGGGATGCGCGGCGGAAGCGAGCGGAACTCCAGCCATTCCTTGGTCACCGGGTGCGCGATGCCTGCCGCGGCCGACCAGAGCGCGATGTCGGCGTGGCCGCCGCGAGCGGCCGCTTCGCGTCCGGAGGAACCGTATTTGCGGTCGCCGGCGAGCGGACAGCCGATCGCGGCGAACTGGGCGCGGATCTGATGGGGACGGCCGGTATGCAGCCGCACCGCCGCCAGCGGCGAGCCGTCCGCTCCGGGCCAGGTCCGGTAGCTGAGGCGCGCCTCCTTGGCGTCGCCCGTCGGCTGGGCATGAGCCGTCACGACGTTGCGGGAGACGTCCTTCTGCACATAGTGGAGGAGGCTGCCTGCGGGCGCGTCCGGCGCAGCCGTAAGCACGGCGAGATACGTCTTGCGGAACGCGCGCGTGCGCACCGCATCGGACAGCCGGCTCGCCGCCTTGGACGTCTTGGCGAACAGCATGACGCCGCCGACGGGGCGGTCGAGCCGATGCACGAGGCCGAGGAACACGTTGCCCGGCTTGTCGTAGCGGCGCTTCAGATCGGCCTTGAGCAGCGTGAGCATGTCCGGATCGCCGCTCTCGTCCTCCTGGGAGGGCACGCCGGGCGGCTTGACGACGACGAGCAGATGGTTGTCCTCGTAAAGGATCGGGAGATCGGGCGTGCTGCCGGAGCGACCGCTCACCGGATCAAGCCTCCCAGCGGCCGAGGATGCCGCAAGGCAGCATCATGCCGGACGCGGTGATTGGCAGGCCGATCTCGCCGCAATGGATGGACCCGCCGAAGCGCTTGCGGGCGGTCATCTCGAGCAGGTTGTGCAGCACCTGAGGCGACAGTCCCGTCGTGTAGGAGTTGAGCAGCAGGAAGAGCGGCTTGTCGCTCAGGATGTCCAGGCACGACTCGAGGAACGGGAACAGGCTCGATTCAAGCTTCCACATCTCGCCTCCAGGTCCGCGGCCATACGAAGGCGGGTCCATGATGATCGCGTCGTACTTGCTGCCGCGGCGCTGCTCGCGCTGCACGAACTTGAACACGTCGTCGGTAATGTAGCGCACCGGGCGCTCGGCCAAGCCGGACAGGGCGACGTTCTCTTTGGCCCATTGCACCATTCCCTTGGCGGCGTCCACATGGCATACCTCCGCGCCGGCGGCGGCGCAGGCCACGGTCGCTCCGCCGGTGTAGGCGAACAGGTTGAGCACGCGGATCGGCCGTCCCGCGGATCGGATCTTGTCCATCATCCAGCTCCAGTTGACGGCCTGCTCGGGGAACAGTCCCGTATGCTTGAAGCTGGTCGGCTTGATATGGAAGCTCAGCTCGCCGTAGCGGACGGTCCAGCGCTCGGGCAGTGCCTGGCGGTAGTCCCAGCTGCCTCCGCCGGAGCTGCTGCGGTGGTAATGGCCGTCTGCGGACGTCCAAGCCTTGCGGTCGCCCCGGAACGGCCAGATGATCTGCGGGTCGGGACGGCGGAGCGTCACGTCTCCCCAGCGCTCGAGCTTGTCTCCGTCGCCGGTGTCGATCAGTTCATAATCTTTCCATTGGTCTGCAGTATACATCGATGAATTCTCGGTCCCTTCTGTCATGCGATCGTCCATTCATTATATCGGGAGCGATGCGCCGAATCAATGAAGGCAAAGGACGTCGAACGCGGAGGAACGCAAGGGGAGCGGCGCGGATAATCGGAAGGAGAGGCGGGCGAAGCAGGCGATAGCGGGGAGAACGGAGGTCGGCCGAAGCGGCGGGAAGCGCAGCGGCTTCCGAATGACGGGGAGCCGGATCGCCGGCAAGCGGAGCAAGCCGCTACCCGGCGGATTCGGTCTGCCGCAGAAGCTTCATCATCTGCTCGATATAGAGCTTCCGCTTGTCCGGCTCCATCCGGTTCAATGTCTGGAGCAGGTCGAGCGTGTCCTTGTTCAGTTGCTGAGAGTCGCTTTGATTTTGGTCGCCGCCGATCATATAATCCAGGGAGACCTCGAAGAAGGCGGCCAGCTTCATCAGCGTTTCGTAGACGGGCTGGCGGTTGTTGATTTCATAATGGCTGTAAGCGGATCGGGTGATGCCGATATGGCGGGACACCTCCTCCTGGGACAGGTTCTTGCTGAGTCGCAGCTCGCGCAGACGGTCGCCCATGGTCATGGTCATGTCGGTGGCTCCTTACATCAGACTGAACCTTGGCGGTTCAAAAAAGGCTTGCCTTGCAAGCTCTATATCAAACTTTATGATACAAATTGTATCATGTCAAGCGATGGGGCTTGAAAATCGTGGCATTTAAGCCCGATTTCGGAAGGTCGAGATTGACTTCTATCATGATAAGAGTATCGGAGGGATACAATATGTCGCAAAAGATGCGATTATGGATCGACGGCGCGTGGGAGAAGGGCGCCGGAGAGCTGCCGCTGCGGGCGCCCTTCGGCGGAGCGGAGATCGCCGTCGTCGGCATGGCGTCGCCGGAGCAGGCTGCCCGCGCGATCGAAGCGGCGGACCGGGCGTTCCAAAAGCATCGCCGCATGCCGGCGCATCAGCGCAGCTCCATTCTGTATCAAGCCGCCGACTTGCTGGAGCGAAGGGCGGAGGAGGCGGCGCGGATCGTCGCGCTCGAGGCGGCCAAGCCGATCCGAGCGGCGCGCGCCGAGATCGCGCGCACGGTGCAGACGTATCTGTTCGCGGCCGAAGCGGCCCGCAACCTGACCGGAGAGACGGTGCCGATGGACGCCGCTCCTCGCGGCGAAGGCCGGACCGCCCACGTCCGTCGGGAGCCGGTCGGCGTCGTCAGCGCGATCACGCCGTTCAATTTCCCGTTCAATCTCGTCGCCCACAAGGTCGGCCCGGCGCTGGCCGCGGGCAATGCGGTCGTGCTCAAGCCGGCCGAGCAGACGCCGATCTCCGCCCTGTTCCTGGCAGAGCTGTTCGAGGAAGCCGGCCTGCCGGCCGGGCTGCTGAACATCGTGCCCGGAGACGGCCGCGAGCTCGGGCCGACGCTCGCCTCGCATCCGCTCGTCTCGTTCGTTTCGTTCACGGGCAGCCCCGAGGTCGGCCTGCAGATCCGATCGCTGGCCGGGCTGCGCCGCTCGACGCTGGAGCTCGGCAGCAATTCGCCGCTGCTCGTCGACCGGGGCTTCACGGAGGAGGAGCTCGCCCGCATCGCCGACGAGGCTGCGGCGGGGGCGTTCGCTTACAACGGACAAGTCTGCATCTCGGTGCAGCGCGTGTTCGTGCATGAGGAGCATGCGGATCGATTCGCCGCCATGCTCGCCGAGCGGGCCGAGGCGCTCGTCGCCGGCGACCCGCTGTCCGAGCAGACCGACATTACGCCGCTCATCAGCGCCAAGGCGGCGGATCGATTGAAGGGATGGCTGGATGATGCGCTGAAGCGCGGGGCGGAGCTGCTGTGCGGCGGCAGCTTCGAGGGCAGCCTGATGCGGCCGGCCGTGCTGCGCGGAGTGCCGGAGGACGCCGAGCTCAGCTGCGGAGAAGCGTTCGGCCCTGTCGCCGCGATCGCGCCTTTCCGCGACTGGGAGGAGGCGGTGGCCGCGGCCAACCGCTCCCGATTCGGGCTGCAGGCGGGCGTGTTCACCAAAGACGTGGAGCACGCGCTCCATGCCGCCGCCGAGCTTACGGCCGGCGGCGTCATGATCAACGACGTGCCGACGTTCCGGCTCGACCATATGCCGTATGGAGGGCGCAAGGACAGCGGCAGCGGACGGGAAGGCGTTCGATACGCCGCCGAGGAGATGACCGAGGCCAAGCTCGTCAGCTTCCGCAGCGGCTTTTACCGCTCCTGAGCCGGCATGCGGGTGGACCGCCCCAGGGGACAGAGCGTCCGTTTTAGTCCCTGACCGGGGCCTACGCTGCGTTTGTGCTGTCGGCAATTGTCCCAAACCAAACGGTTTTGTGAACGATCCCGTCACAATTTCGTAAAGGTTGTCGCGAAACGTTGAATAAGCGCTTTATTTTCTTTATAATAGAGGCACAATCGACGCCGAACCTGTTCAATGATTCGTTGTTGTCAGCCGCCCGGTACTCTGCCGGCGGCTTTTTCACGGGCTTGACGCGAGGTTCGGCAGCGCTTGGGTATCATCCGTACCAACCTTTTTCCACTTAACGGAGGTAGTTGGCAAATGACCGACGAATCAAACACGAAAAGGCAATGGAAAGACTTTTTCGGACCTAACCTGGGCTACATCCAGGAACAGTACGAACAGTTCAGCAGCGACCCCGAATCGGTCGACGCTTCCTTCCGCGAGCTGTTCGCCGAATTGGGAGCGCCGCCGGCCGAACTCGGCGTCGAGGCTAGCCGCACGGCTCCGGCCGCAGTGGGACAGGTCGCTGTCGACGCGACGCTGCTCAAGAAGCTCGTCGCTGCCGAAAAGCTGGTGGGCAACATCCGCACCTACGGCCACCTGGCCGCCAACACCGATCCTCTCGGCTTGCGCGCATCCTCGGATACACGCTTGCTCGAGCCATCCACTTTCGAGCTGAACGAATCGGATCTGAGCCGATTCCCGGCTTCCCTCCTCTGGGATCACGCGCCCGCCGGTGTCGCCAACGGCTGGGAAGCGATCCAGAATCTGCGCAATTCGTATACCCAATCCATCGGCTTCGAGTTCAGCCACGTCCACGACGAGACGGAACGGGACTGGCTCAGCGCGAAGGCTGAATCCGGCATTGCCAACGCCTCCCTGAATGTTGAAGAACGCAAGTCCCTGCTGAACCTGCTCGTTCATGTCGAACAATTCGAGTCCTACCTTCACCGCACGTTCGTCGGCCAGAAACGGTTTTCCGTGGAAGGTGTCGACATGCTCATTCCGGTTATCGACGAGATCGTCCGCCAAGCGGTGCAGGACGGAGCCCGTCACATTCTGATGGGCATGGCGCACCGCGGCCGGTTGAATGTGCTTGCGCATGTCTTGGGCAAGCCGTACGAGAAGATCTTCTCCGAATTCCACCATGCGCCGAACAAGGAGCTCGTGCCGTCCGAAGGCTCCGTCGGCATCAACTCCGGCTGGGCGGGCGACGTGAAGTACCATCTCGGCGCGGACCGTTCCGTCGCCGGAGCGCGCATCCTGCTGGCCAACAACCCGAGCCATCTGGAGTATGTCAACTCCGTCGTCGAAGGCTTCTCGCGCGCCGCGCAGGAAGACCGCTCGCAGCCGGGCTACCCGCGTCGCGATTCGAGCAAGTCGCTCGCCATCCAGGTGCACGGCGACGCCGCGTTCCCGGGCGAGGGCATCGTCGCCGAGACGCTCAACTTCACCGGCCTCGACGGCTTCACGAACGGCGGCTCCATCCATATCATCGCCAACAACCGCATCGGCTTCACGACCGACAGCAAGGACTCCCGCTCGACGCATTATGCGAGCGACCTCGCCAAGGGCTACGAGATTCCGATCGTGCATGTCAACGCCGACGATCCGGAGGCCTGCATCGCCGCCGTCCGCCTCGCCTGCGAGTACCGCGACAAGTTCAAGAAGGACTTCCTGATCGACCTCGTCGGATACCGCCGTTACGGCCACAACGAGATGGACGATCCGGAAGGCACGCAGCCGCTCGTGTACGAAAAGGTGCGCGCCCACAAGACGGTCGCGACGCTGTACGCCGAGCGCCTGAAGGCAGACGGCTCCCTGAGCGCCGCCGACATCGACAGGATGATCCAGGACACGCAGGCCGAGCTGCAAAAAGCCTATGATGTCATGAAGGAGCAGGCCGCGAAAGGCAAGCGCCGCGACGAGGGCTCGATCCCGGTCGCGCCGGAGACGACCGAGACGGCCGTGCCGCTCGAGCGCCTCAAGGAGATCAACGCCGCGCTGCTGCAGGTTCCGGACGGCTTCACCGTCTATCCGAAGCTGCAGCGCATCCTGCAGCGCCGCGGCTCGATGCTCGACGAGGGCGAGAAGGTCGACTGGGCGCTGGCCGAGACGCTCGCCTTCGCGACGATCCTCGCCGACGGCAAGCCGATCCGCATGAGCGGCCAGGACGCCGAACGCGCGACGTTTTCGCATCGCCACATCGTGCTGAACGACCACAAGACGGGCGAGAAGTACTCGCCGATGCACAGCTTCCCGCAAGCGAAGGCGAGCTTCGCGGTGCACAACAGCCCGCTGACCGAAGGC encodes:
- the asd gene encoding aspartate-semialdehyde dehydrogenase, translating into MTQKLRTGIVGGTGMVGQRFVALLDQHPWFEVTAIAASASSAGKSYEEAVRGRWKLESPMPEAVKAIQVQDASKVEEVAAELDVIFCAVDMKKQEIQQLEEAYAKAGVAVISNNSAHRWTADVPMVIPEINPEHLEVIASQRQRLGTETGFIAVKPNCSIQSYVPMLTALQEFGPKQVVASTYQAISGAGKTFGDWPEMIDNVIPYIGGEEEKSEQEPLRIWGKVEDGAIVKASEPAITTQCIRVPVADGHLATVFVTFETKPSKQDILDRWASFSGRPQELELPSAPKQFITYFEEDNRPQTGLDRNIENGMGISAGRLREDSLYDFKFVGLSHNTLRGAAGGAVLIAELLKAEGYIVARQA
- a CDS encoding MarR family winged helix-turn-helix transcriptional regulator, which produces MITEDFARLWIKISKEWKHHLEEQLLPQLTEGQLNVLELLQRHQPMKPSELLQHLQTTPAAITTLLDRMEKGGLIERSRDSSDRRIVWVKMTSHGENEVKRGVEIREEFLKGALDRISSHNQQLLVYLLGKVANAG
- a CDS encoding RluA family pseudouridine synthase; this translates as MSGRSGSTPDLPILYEDNHLLVVVKPPGVPSQEDESGDPDMLTLLKADLKRRYDKPGNVFLGLVHRLDRPVGGVMLFAKTSKAASRLSDAVRTRAFRKTYLAVLTAAPDAPAGSLLHYVQKDVSRNVVTAHAQPTGDAKEARLSYRTWPGADGSPLAAVRLHTGRPHQIRAQFAAIGCPLAGDRKYGSSGREAAARGGHADIALWSAAAGIAHPVTKEWLEFRSLPPRIPPWTAWTQEQLEQAASAVQHAPG
- a CDS encoding class I SAM-dependent methyltransferase; its protein translation is MYTADQWKDYELIDTGDGDKLERWGDVTLRRPDPQIIWPFRGDRKAWTSADGHYHRSSSGGGSWDYRQALPERWTVRYGELSFHIKPTSFKHTGLFPEQAVNWSWMMDKIRSAGRPIRVLNLFAYTGGATVACAAAGAEVCHVDAAKGMVQWAKENVALSGLAERPVRYITDDVFKFVQREQRRGSKYDAIIMDPPSYGRGPGGEMWKLESSLFPFLESCLDILSDKPLFLLLNSYTTGLSPQVLHNLLEMTARKRFGGSIHCGEIGLPITASGMMLPCGILGRWEA
- a CDS encoding helix-turn-helix domain-containing protein yields the protein MTMTMGDRLRELRLSKNLSQEEVSRHIGITRSAYSHYEINNRQPVYETLMKLAAFFEVSLDYMIGGDQNQSDSQQLNKDTLDLLQTLNRMEPDKRKLYIEQMMKLLRQTESAG
- a CDS encoding aldehyde dehydrogenase family protein, whose translation is MSQKMRLWIDGAWEKGAGELPLRAPFGGAEIAVVGMASPEQAARAIEAADRAFQKHRRMPAHQRSSILYQAADLLERRAEEAARIVALEAAKPIRAARAEIARTVQTYLFAAEAARNLTGETVPMDAAPRGEGRTAHVRREPVGVVSAITPFNFPFNLVAHKVGPALAAGNAVVLKPAEQTPISALFLAELFEEAGLPAGLLNIVPGDGRELGPTLASHPLVSFVSFTGSPEVGLQIRSLAGLRRSTLELGSNSPLLVDRGFTEEELARIADEAAAGAFAYNGQVCISVQRVFVHEEHADRFAAMLAERAEALVAGDPLSEQTDITPLISAKAADRLKGWLDDALKRGAELLCGGSFEGSLMRPAVLRGVPEDAELSCGEAFGPVAAIAPFRDWEEAVAAANRSRFGLQAGVFTKDVEHALHAAAELTAGGVMINDVPTFRLDHMPYGGRKDSGSGREGVRYAAEEMTEAKLVSFRSGFYRS
- a CDS encoding 2-oxoglutarate dehydrogenase E1 component, translating into MTDESNTKRQWKDFFGPNLGYIQEQYEQFSSDPESVDASFRELFAELGAPPAELGVEASRTAPAAVGQVAVDATLLKKLVAAEKLVGNIRTYGHLAANTDPLGLRASSDTRLLEPSTFELNESDLSRFPASLLWDHAPAGVANGWEAIQNLRNSYTQSIGFEFSHVHDETERDWLSAKAESGIANASLNVEERKSLLNLLVHVEQFESYLHRTFVGQKRFSVEGVDMLIPVIDEIVRQAVQDGARHILMGMAHRGRLNVLAHVLGKPYEKIFSEFHHAPNKELVPSEGSVGINSGWAGDVKYHLGADRSVAGARILLANNPSHLEYVNSVVEGFSRAAQEDRSQPGYPRRDSSKSLAIQVHGDAAFPGEGIVAETLNFTGLDGFTNGGSIHIIANNRIGFTTDSKDSRSTHYASDLAKGYEIPIVHVNADDPEACIAAVRLACEYRDKFKKDFLIDLVGYRRYGHNEMDDPEGTQPLVYEKVRAHKTVATLYAERLKADGSLSAADIDRMIQDTQAELQKAYDVMKEQAAKGKRRDEGSIPVAPETTETAVPLERLKEINAALLQVPDGFTVYPKLQRILQRRGSMLDEGEKVDWALAETLAFATILADGKPIRMSGQDAERATFSHRHIVLNDHKTGEKYSPMHSFPQAKASFAVHNSPLTEGAVLGFEYGYNVFSPETFTIWEAQYGDFANAAQVIFDQFISAGRTKWKQRSSLAMLLPHGYEGQGPEHSSARLERFLQLSAENNWTVANLSTAAQYFHLLRRQAAWTEHEGARPLVLMSPKSLIRNPRVLSPGSELASGSFKLVLEQEGLGKKASAVRRLILCTGKVAVDLEEALESAKDQDMSWLHIVRVEQLYPFPDKEIAEIISRYSKLEEIVWVQEEPKNMGAWTFMEPRIREVAAGKAVHYIGRPDRSSPASGHQEVHAAEQQSILSLSLQQKALNTILLGR